In a single window of the Elaeis guineensis isolate ETL-2024a chromosome 6, EG11, whole genome shotgun sequence genome:
- the LOC105060108 gene encoding BTB/POZ domain-containing protein At3g05675, whose amino-acid sequence MSSLSIGMAPRGGAGDGVGGGGARKRLRAGSSTRLSPHPEPDESLVENSPPPLLLSSSVPTAGGFNDTATADVLLRLQLENPSPASSPDLHPPFLDLHLHSAALRRSRYFAVLFSDRWLPAAGESPDAIIRLNLTVPSASPARSRGPFDSHVAVLRLLYTLDFSGAILSAADALEMLSVALELLFDDCIQACVRFLEAVPWTEEEEDAVFSLIPFLQDEESRDLLARVRPEMGSDGKIPSEEMLHGLILSAIHSHPKVATVKAFVAKLLRDYPSRDTVRRVLDRAFLENLETVKKLLGEYASPDFRVAEDNDETEAIHRLSLHKAMVNARHLLWLVERMIELRVVDMAVREWSEQAALVADLQRTFRDDAWRNIAPGLSSLVMRCTSRLANAVAAGSILAPRQVRMKLVKEWLPVLNVCRDMVSPIPSGHKMFYHEMEETFLRIISTLPMSDAKELLQQCLSFSTRNVDDCPHLISAFNTWFRRANRPPHDDRTS is encoded by the exons ATGTCTTCTTTATCCATTGGTATGGCCCCCCGCGGTGGCGCCGGCGACGGCGTAGGAGGAGGCGGAGCCCGGAAACGGCTGCGCGCAGGGAGCAGCACCCGCCTTTCTCCCCACCCCGAACCCGACGAATCCCTAGTCGAGAATTCTCCTCCTCCGCTGCTTCTCTCCTCCTCCGTCCCCACCGCTGGTGGATTCAACGACACCGCCACCGCCGACGTCCTCCTCCGCCTCCAACTCGAAAATCCCTCCCCTGCCTCCTCTCCCGACCTCCATCCCCCCTTCCTCGACCTCCACCTCCACTCCGCTGCCCTCCGCCGCTCCCGCTACTTCGCCGTCCTCTTCTCCGACCGATGGCTCCCCGCCGCCGGCGAATCCCCCGACGCCATCATCCGCCTCAACCTCACCGTCCCCTCCGCCTCCCCCGCCCGCTCCCGTGGCCCCTTCGATTCCCACGTCGCGGTCCtccggctcctctacaccctcgACTTCTCCGGCGCGATCCTCTCCGCCGCCGACGCCCTGGAGATGCTCTCCGTCGCCCTCGAGCTCCTCTTCGACGACTGCATCCAGGCCTGCGTGCGATTCCTCGAGGCCGTGCCCTGGACCGAGGAAGAGGAGGACGCCGTCTTCAGCTTGATCCCTTTCCTCCAAGATGAGGAATCCCGTGACCTCCTCGCTAGGGTTCGGCCTGAGATGGGCTCCGACGGGAAGATCCCCTCGGAGGAGATGCTCCATGGCCTAATCCTCTCGGCGATCCACAGCCACCCGAAGGTGGCCACCGTGAAGGCCTTTGTGGCGAAGCTGCTGAGAGATTACCCCTCTCGGGACACGGTGAGGAGGGTGTTGGACCGGGCGTTCCTGGAGAACTTGGAGACGGTGAAGAAATTGCTGGGAGAGTACGCAAGCCCGGACTTCAGGGTGGCGGAGGACAATGACGAGACCGAGGCAATCCACAGGCTGAGCCTTCACAAGGCGATGGTGAATGCGAGGCACCTGCTGTGGCTGGTGGAGAGGATGATCGAGCTGAGGGTGGTGGACATGGCGGTGAGGGAGTGGAGCGAGCAGGCGGCGCTTGTGGCTGACCTCCAGAGGACCTTCAGGGATGATGCTTGGCGGAATATTGCGCCTGGCCTGTCGTCGCTGGTGATGAGGTGCACCAGCCGGCTTGCCAACGCTGTGGCTGCCGGTTCGATCCTGGCTCCCAGACAG GTGAGGATGAAGCTTGTGAAGGAGTGGCTCCCTGTGTTGAACGTTTGCAGAGATATGGTTTCACCAATACCATCTGGTCACAAAATGTTTTATCATGAGATGGAAGAAACATTTCTAAGGATTATATCCACCCTGCCCATGTCAGATGCCAAAGAATTGCTGCAGCAGTGCCTCAGCTTCTCCACACGCAATGTCGATGACTGCCCACATCTGATCTCAGCATTCAATACCTGGTTTAGGCGGGCAAATCGACCACCACATGATGACCGCACCAGTTAA
- the LOC105060109 gene encoding succinate dehydrogenase [ubiquinone] flavoprotein subunit, mitochondrial translates to MWRSCVSRALRLSSRKASIGGQPIRRSRSTPRFLSTDSFGQYTVVDHTYDAVVVGAGGAGLRAAIGLSEHGFNTACITKLFPTRSHTVAAQGGINAALGNMTEDDWRWHMYDTVKGSDWLGDQDAIQYMCREAPKAVIELENYGLPFSRTEDGKIYQRAFGGQSLNFGKGGQAYRCACAADRTGHALLHTLYGQSMKHNTQFFVEYFALDLLMDSNGACHGVIALNMEDGTLHRFRAANTILATGGYGRTYFSATSAHTCTGDGNAMVARAGLPLQDLEFVQFHPTGIYGAGCLITEGSRGEGGILRNGEGERFMERYAPTAKDLASRDVVSRSMTMEIREGRGVGPLKDHIYLHLNHLPPDVLKERLPGISETAAIFAGVDVTKEPIPVLPTVHYNMGGIPTNYHGEVVHIKGNDPDAVVPGLMAAGEAACASVHGANRLGANSLLDIVVFGRACANRVAEICKPGEKQKPLEKDAGEKTIAWLDKLRNANGSLPTSKIRLNMQRVMQNNAAVFRTQETLEEGCQLIDKAWESFHDVKIHDRSLIWNSDLIETIELENLLINACITMHSAEARKESRGAHAREDFTKRDDEKWMKHSLGYWENEKVRLAYRPVHMHTLDDEIESFPPKARVY, encoded by the exons ATGTGGCGGAGCTGCGTGTCTCGAGCCCTTCGCCTCTCCTCCAGGAAGGCGTCGATCGGAGGCCAACCGATCCGTCGCTCCCGTTCTACGCCCAGATTTCTCTCTACCGACTCG TTCGGACAGTACACTGTTGTGGACCACACCTACGATGCAGTTGTAGTAGGAGCTGGTGGTGCTGGGCTTAGAGCTGCAATTGGACTCTCTGAGCATGGCTTTAACACAGCTTGCATTACCAAGCTCTTTCCTACTCGCTCTCATACGGTTGCAGCACag GGTGGTATAAATGCAGCCCTTGGAAATATGACTGAAGATGACTGGAGGTGGCATATGTATGATACAGTCAAAGGAAGTGATTGGTTAG GTGATCAGGATGCTATTCAATATATGTGCAGAGAAGCACCAAAGGCAGTTATTGAGCTTGAAAATTATGGATTGCCATTCTCTCGAACTGAAGATGGGAAAATTTATCAGCGTGCTTTTGGAGGTCAAAGTCTGAACTTTGGAAAAG GTGGCCAGGCCTATCGGTGTGCATGTGCTGCTGATCGAACTGGTCATGCGTTGCTTCATACACTTTATGGTCAATCAATGAAGCATAACACTCAGTTCTTTGTGGAATACTTTGCATTGGATCTTCTCATGGATAGCAATG GGGCTTGCCATGGGGTGATTGCATTGAACATGGAGGATGGGACCCTTCATCGTTTCCGTGCTGCCAACACAATTTTGGCGACTGGG GGTTATGGAAGAACATACTTCTCTGCAACCTCAGCTCATACGTGTACAGGAGATGGCAATGCTATGGTTGCACGTGCTGGATTGCCTCTTCAG GATCTTGAGTTTGTACAGTTCCACCCTACTGGCATATATGGTGCTGGGTGCCTCATTACTGAAG GATCTCGTGGTGAAGGTGGTATCCTTAGGAACGGTGAAGGTGAACGTTTTATGGAACGATATGCTCCTACTGCCAAGGATCTTGCATCACGAGATGTTGTTTCAAGATCAATGACAATGGAAATAAGAGAAGGTCGTGGCGTAG GACCACTGAAGGACCACATCTATCTGCATTTGAATCATCTACCACCGGATGTTCTCAAGGAAAGACTTCCTGGCATATCGGAAACTGCTGCTATTTTTGCTGGTGTTGATGTCACTAAGGAGCCCATCCCTGTTTTGCCTACAGTGCACTATAATATGGGTGGAATTCCCACAAACTATCATGGAGAG GTTGTTCATATTAAAGGTAATGATCCAGATGCTGTAGTTCCTGGCTTGATGGCTGCTGGGGAGGCAGCTTGTGCATCTGTTCATGGTGCAAATCGGCTTGGTGCAAATTCCCTTCTTGATATAGTGGTTTTTGGCAGAGCTTGTGCCAACAGGGTTGCAGAAATTTGCAAGCCAG GAGAGAAGCAGAAACCTTTGGAAAAAGATGCTGGAGAGAAGACCATTGCTTGGCTTGATAAATTAAGAAACGCAAATGGTTCACTGCCAACTTCAAAAATTCGTCTCAACATGCAACGTGTGATGCAAAATAATGCTGCTGTGTTTCGAACTCAAGAAACATTAGAAGAAG GTTGTCAGTTGATCGACAAAGCATGGGAGAGTTTTCATGATGTCAAAATTCATGATCGAAGTTTGATATG GAATTCTGACTTAATAGAGACAATAGAGCTGGAGAATCTTCTAATAAATGCATGTATAACTATGCACTCAGCTGAAGCAAGGAAGGAGAGTAGAGGAGCTCATGCTCGTGAAGATTTTACG AAAAGAGATGATGAGAAATGGATGAAACACTCATTAGG ATACTGGGAGAATGAGAAGGTCAGGCTGGCGTATAGGCCCGTCCATATGCATACCCTGGATGATGAAATTGAGTCATTCCCACCGAAAGCACGGGTTTATTAA